Proteins found in one Candidatus Edwardsbacteria bacterium genomic segment:
- the topA gene encoding type I DNA topoisomerase, whose amino-acid sequence MSKNLVVVESPAKAKTIKKYLGKDFEVLSSMGHVIDLPASKLGVDIKDDFKPQYVTIKGKTKTLSQIKKSANAAEKVYLACDPDREGEAIAWHISGQVKDAKKKVHRVMFYEITKDSITKGISHPGKIDMNRVEAQQARRILDRLVGYQVSPFLWTTVRRGLSAGRVQTVALRLICEREDEINAFKPQEYWSLAARLEGKSKSPFEASLLKIDGKKAAIKDGKTSQAIVKELNKSQFSITSIDEKDRKRSTYPPFITSTLQQAAARAYGYSAKKTMMLAQQLYEGVEIGEEGAVGLITYMRTDAVRLAPEAVSAAREFIARKYGAEYLPAEANHYKSRKGAQEGHEAIRPTMAGRTPEAVKNFLSLDQFKLYGLIWSRFIACQMTPAVYSTKAVDITAGKYLFRATGSTLKFPGFLAAYGVQEDDSGEYADSKMLPELTAGEALNLLELLPKQHFTEPPARYNEASLIKTLEAQGIGRPSTYASIISTLLDRKYVDREQKQLKPTELGQVVSKILVEKFPHIFQVQFTADMENELDKIEQGKLDRIQVLKDFYEPFSRDLTSAESSKEAIKQSLVEQTDIKCPNCQSPMVIKWGRFGRFYACSNYPECKTTKPLEEEEEQQKAAEGVLCDKCGGPMVLKRGRFGKFLACSNYPQCKSIKPISTGVPCPEPGCDGQLTERKTKRGKAFFSCSKYPDCKYAVWNKPLPQKCENCGFGHLVEKYTKQRGAFPACPKCKWEPEVKAEKK is encoded by the coding sequence ATGTCAAAGAACCTGGTAGTTGTGGAATCTCCGGCCAAGGCCAAGACCATCAAAAAATACCTGGGCAAGGATTTTGAGGTCCTGTCGTCCATGGGCCATGTGATAGACCTGCCGGCCAGCAAGCTGGGGGTGGACATCAAGGACGACTTCAAGCCCCAGTATGTGACCATCAAGGGCAAGACCAAGACCCTGTCACAGATCAAGAAAAGCGCCAACGCCGCCGAAAAGGTCTACCTGGCCTGCGACCCCGATCGCGAGGGGGAGGCCATCGCCTGGCACATCTCCGGGCAGGTCAAGGACGCCAAGAAAAAGGTCCACCGGGTGATGTTCTACGAGATCACCAAGGACAGCATCACCAAGGGCATTTCCCATCCCGGCAAGATCGACATGAACCGGGTGGAGGCCCAGCAGGCCCGGCGTATCCTGGACCGGCTGGTGGGCTACCAGGTCAGCCCGTTTTTGTGGACCACCGTGCGGCGCGGACTTTCGGCCGGCCGGGTGCAGACCGTGGCTTTGCGCCTGATCTGCGAGCGCGAGGATGAGATCAACGCTTTCAAACCCCAGGAATACTGGTCGCTGGCCGCCCGGCTGGAGGGAAAATCAAAATCGCCCTTCGAAGCTTCGCTTTTAAAGATAGACGGCAAGAAGGCGGCCATCAAGGACGGGAAGACCTCCCAGGCCATTGTCAAAGAGCTGAATAAATCCCAGTTCTCCATCACCAGCATCGACGAGAAGGACCGCAAGCGTTCCACCTATCCGCCGTTCATCACCAGCACCCTGCAGCAGGCCGCCGCCCGGGCCTACGGCTACAGCGCCAAGAAGACCATGATGCTGGCCCAGCAACTTTACGAGGGTGTCGAGATCGGGGAGGAAGGCGCGGTGGGTCTGATCACCTACATGCGCACCGATGCCGTCCGCCTGGCGCCGGAGGCCGTAAGCGCGGCCCGGGAATTCATTGCCCGGAAATACGGGGCCGAATACCTGCCGGCCGAGGCCAACCATTACAAATCGCGCAAAGGGGCCCAGGAGGGCCACGAGGCCATCCGTCCCACCATGGCCGGAAGGACCCCGGAGGCGGTCAAGAATTTTCTGAGCCTGGACCAGTTCAAATTATACGGCCTGATCTGGAGCCGCTTCATCGCCTGCCAGATGACCCCGGCGGTCTATTCCACCAAGGCGGTGGACATCACCGCCGGCAAATATCTTTTCCGGGCCACCGGGTCCACCTTGAAATTCCCGGGATTCCTGGCTGCTTACGGGGTGCAGGAGGACGACTCCGGAGAATACGCCGACTCCAAGATGCTGCCGGAGCTGACCGCGGGAGAGGCTTTAAATTTGCTGGAATTATTGCCCAAACAGCATTTCACCGAGCCCCCGGCCCGCTACAACGAGGCCAGCCTGATCAAGACCCTGGAGGCCCAGGGCATCGGGCGGCCCTCCACCTATGCCTCCATCATCAGCACCCTGCTGGACCGCAAATACGTGGACCGGGAGCAGAAACAGCTCAAGCCCACCGAGCTGGGGCAGGTGGTCAGCAAGATCCTGGTGGAGAAATTCCCCCACATCTTCCAGGTGCAGTTCACCGCCGACATGGAGAACGAGCTGGACAAGATCGAGCAGGGCAAGCTGGACCGCATCCAGGTGCTGAAGGATTTTTACGAACCGTTCTCCCGCGACCTGACCTCGGCCGAATCCTCCAAGGAGGCCATCAAACAATCGCTGGTGGAACAGACCGACATCAAATGCCCCAACTGCCAGAGCCCGATGGTCATCAAATGGGGACGTTTCGGGCGGTTCTACGCCTGTTCCAACTATCCGGAATGCAAGACCACCAAGCCCTTGGAGGAGGAGGAGGAACAGCAGAAGGCGGCGGAAGGCGTGTTATGCGACAAATGCGGCGGGCCGATGGTGCTCAAGCGGGGGCGCTTCGGGAAGTTCCTGGCCTGCTCCAACTATCCCCAGTGCAAGTCCATCAAGCCCATCTCCACCGGGGTGCCGTGCCCCGAGCCGGGCTGCGACGGCCAGCTGACCGAGCGCAAGACCAAACGGGGGAAGGCCTTCTTCTCCTGCAGCAAGTACCCCGACTGCAAGTATGCGGTGTGGAACAAGCCCCTGCCGCAGAAGTGCGAGAACTGCGGGTTCGGGCATCTGGTGGAGAAATACACCAAGCAGCGGGGGGCCTTCCCGGCCTGCCCCAAGTGCAAGTGGGAGCCGGAGGTCAAGGCGGAGAAAAAATAA
- a CDS encoding AAA family ATPase: MRLVEFYIGNYRSLSKQTLQCNNISALVGPNNAGKTNILSAVKLFFNTKTQTDLNDAHAKIQSNTILLRAIIQISGKLDKRDISKYNLLFLVNNDLMTIERKHKTNEAAKYYYIRGKNRTLLKQNQLYYLQGLFRKHFIFIDLANDEHIDYNNLESIVGYVIKNKFSDYQEKQINDKTEAALKNLNAKIDGLYGPIKQRFLDNFSLSKKDISFKLDIDAKKLMSFVKLYINQGDPVHHLQSKGHGIKNIAAYIFLGLFKYHSPSIIVIEEPESHLHPSYLRPFIQSLLSLSTQKQIILTTHSCNVVDVIEPMNIYRVFQKNGYTKISKPKITKKDVYDFYKYIYNKNAECLFAKRVIIVEGISDSRILSNLSNKIISKVNKNKITLSFDQNDIQVIEVTGGNFHGPISLLDAFNIDWMIVGDDDKWPKDFMRTIDALKLNKKHPIKYKYLTKMQLASIPMNNDIRKVLYEHFKIISVPTDIEKIILNKANAPIIKSIFKKYLPDRYKEKKKGSGGNNDLKLCYEIMKKHKPEWSIILSKELPNSSISQGIIELIKLIVLKPAHGYIDQKLTEE, translated from the coding sequence ATGCGATTAGTCGAGTTTTATATTGGCAACTATCGCTCTTTATCAAAGCAAACGCTACAATGTAATAACATAAGTGCTTTAGTTGGTCCTAATAATGCTGGAAAAACAAATATTCTAAGTGCGGTAAAATTATTTTTTAATACGAAAACACAAACAGATTTAAATGATGCACATGCAAAAATTCAATCCAATACTATTCTTTTACGTGCCATAATACAAATTTCTGGCAAATTGGATAAAAGAGATATATCAAAATATAATTTATTGTTTCTCGTGAATAATGATCTAATGACTATCGAACGCAAGCATAAAACTAACGAAGCAGCAAAGTATTACTACATACGGGGAAAGAACCGTACATTATTGAAACAAAACCAATTGTATTATTTGCAAGGTTTGTTTAGAAAGCATTTTATATTTATTGATTTAGCAAATGATGAACATATTGATTATAATAATTTAGAAAGTATAGTCGGATATGTGATAAAAAATAAATTTAGCGATTATCAAGAAAAACAAATAAATGATAAAACAGAAGCAGCCTTAAAAAATCTTAATGCAAAAATAGACGGTCTTTACGGCCCTATAAAACAGCGTTTTCTTGATAATTTTTCGTTATCAAAGAAAGATATTAGTTTTAAGCTAGATATTGATGCGAAAAAACTAATGTCATTTGTAAAGTTATATATAAACCAAGGGGATCCCGTACACCATTTACAATCAAAAGGTCATGGTATAAAAAATATTGCTGCATATATATTTTTGGGATTATTTAAATATCACTCACCTAGCATCATCGTGATTGAAGAACCTGAATCTCATTTACATCCTTCATACTTAAGACCATTTATTCAGTCTTTATTGTCTCTTTCAACGCAGAAACAAATTATATTAACAACCCACAGCTGTAATGTTGTTGACGTTATAGAACCGATGAATATTTATCGCGTATTTCAGAAAAACGGCTATACTAAAATATCTAAACCAAAAATCACGAAGAAGGATGTTTATGATTTTTATAAATATATTTATAATAAAAATGCTGAGTGCCTTTTTGCAAAACGTGTTATAATCGTTGAAGGTATCAGCGATTCTCGTATATTATCCAATTTATCTAACAAAATAATTTCCAAAGTTAATAAGAATAAAATCACGTTATCCTTTGATCAGAATGACATTCAAGTTATTGAGGTTACTGGTGGTAATTTCCACGGTCCAATATCTTTATTAGATGCATTTAATATTGATTGGATGATTGTTGGTGACGATGACAAATGGCCAAAAGATTTTATGAGAACCATAGATGCATTAAAATTAAATAAAAAACATCCGATAAAATATAAATATTTAACAAAGATGCAACTGGCTAGTATTCCCATGAATAATGACATACGGAAAGTACTTTATGAACACTTTAAGATAATAAGTGTCCCAACGGATATCGAAAAAATTATTTTAAATAAAGCGAATGCGCCTATAATCAAATCTATATTTAAAAAATACCTGCCTGATCGTTATAAAGAAAAGAAAAAAGGGAGTGGGGGTAATAATGATTTGAAACTATGTTATGAGATAATGAAAAAACATAAACCTGAGTGGTCTATCATATTAAGCAAAGAGTTGCCAAACAGTAGCATATCGCAAGGTATTATTGAATTAATAAAATTAATTGTATTAAAACCGGCACATGGTTATATTGATCAGAAATTAACTGAGGAATAA
- a CDS encoding prolyl oligopeptidase family serine peptidase: MKKSFLFLLIHLLNLHQAFCQQTYQKPPQAVLDVLNAPLSPTVFIDPTAQMMLLARPSLYPSISDLAEPMLPLAGVRVNPRTNMERSYIFYWVSLTLKDIATGKETPVILPPEVKRIDGIKWNATGNLVSFINESDSGVELWMLDAVAGKARKIEGIKINPLLDNYFKWMPDQQSLLVKTIPANRGLPPKTEAVPPGPRILESSGSATASSTYEARDVLKTPGDADLFDHYATSQLVLVRLPSGKVEFIGRPAIYDQVEPSPDGRYLLVNWIHRPYSYQRSYERFPREVEVWSAEGKMIEHLASQPLAEQVPIDGEITGPREHAWRPTADATVIWAEALDGGDPDKKVPHRDRLMQKTIGRPPEELCRTENRYYKMRWIQQSGKVLVWGYDRDRKWVKVYLHDADDAAQAPLLVWNMSIHERYQKPGDPVMKIMPNGVNVIRRQGNRIYLNGPGSSPEGDRPFLDRMDLNTLETERLFRSDQDCYETYYAWIDPEKGTFITRRESPTDPPNYFKRRLDKKPLGKYTPGEASWISSSKPITKFPDPAPVLRKIKKQIVTYQRDDGLQLSFTLYLPPGYKKGIRLPTLLWAYPSDLAQKEVAGQLEGSSQRYTTIRGTSELFFLLNGYAVLDDASMPVVGPPGTAYDGFVEQIAANAKAAVDKAVEMGVTDPNRVGVAGHSHGALMTADLLAYTDIFRAGIARSGAYNHTLRPFGYQNEKRTLWQARDTYIKNSPVLQADKINEPLLIIHGEMDANPGTVPLQSEKLYDAVRGAGGTARLVMLPYENHGYIARESVEHVLYEMLDWFDRYVKNAPAR; this comes from the coding sequence ATGAAAAAATCATTCCTTTTTCTCTTAATCCACCTTCTCAATTTGCACCAGGCCTTTTGTCAGCAGACCTACCAAAAACCGCCCCAGGCGGTGCTGGACGTTCTCAACGCGCCGCTCTCGCCGACCGTGTTCATAGACCCCACGGCCCAGATGATGCTGCTGGCCCGGCCGTCGCTTTATCCTTCCATCTCCGACCTGGCCGAACCGATGCTTCCCCTGGCCGGGGTCCGGGTGAACCCCCGCACCAACATGGAGCGGAGTTATATTTTTTATTGGGTGAGTCTGACCCTAAAGGATATTGCTACCGGGAAAGAGACACCCGTAATTCTGCCGCCTGAGGTCAAGCGGATAGACGGCATCAAATGGAATGCCACAGGCAACCTGGTTTCTTTTATCAACGAAAGCGACAGCGGGGTGGAGCTGTGGATGCTGGATGCCGTCGCTGGAAAAGCACGAAAAATCGAAGGTATTAAAATAAATCCATTGCTGGATAATTACTTCAAATGGATGCCGGACCAGCAGAGCCTGTTGGTCAAGACCATTCCGGCGAACAGAGGCTTGCCGCCTAAGACTGAGGCAGTGCCTCCGGGCCCCAGGATCTTGGAAAGTTCCGGTTCGGCAACAGCCAGCAGCACCTACGAAGCCAGGGACGTGCTGAAAACTCCGGGAGACGCCGATCTTTTCGATCATTACGCCACCTCGCAATTGGTCCTGGTCCGACTGCCTTCGGGCAAGGTTGAATTTATCGGCAGACCGGCGATCTATGATCAGGTTGAACCGTCGCCGGACGGTCGTTACCTGTTGGTGAATTGGATCCACCGGCCGTATTCCTACCAGCGTTCCTACGAACGCTTTCCCCGCGAGGTGGAGGTGTGGTCAGCCGAGGGGAAAATGATAGAACACCTGGCCAGCCAGCCGCTGGCCGAGCAGGTGCCCATCGACGGAGAGATCACCGGACCCCGCGAGCATGCCTGGCGGCCCACCGCCGACGCCACGGTGATCTGGGCCGAGGCCTTGGACGGGGGTGATCCCGATAAAAAGGTGCCCCATCGCGACCGCCTGATGCAAAAAACCATCGGCCGGCCTCCCGAGGAATTATGCCGAACAGAAAATCGCTATTACAAGATGCGCTGGATACAGCAAAGCGGGAAAGTATTGGTCTGGGGATACGACCGGGACCGCAAATGGGTCAAGGTGTATCTGCATGATGCCGATGATGCCGCCCAGGCCCCGCTTCTGGTGTGGAACATGAGCATCCATGAAAGATATCAAAAACCCGGCGATCCGGTGATGAAGATAATGCCCAACGGCGTCAATGTCATCAGGCGGCAGGGGAATCGGATATACCTGAACGGACCGGGTAGCTCTCCCGAGGGAGACCGGCCGTTCCTGGACCGGATGGATCTGAATACCCTTGAAACGGAAAGGCTTTTTCGGTCCGACCAGGACTGCTACGAGACCTATTACGCCTGGATCGATCCCGAAAAAGGAACCTTCATCACCCGGCGGGAGTCCCCCACCGACCCGCCCAATTATTTTAAGCGAAGACTGGATAAAAAGCCCCTGGGTAAATATACCCCGGGCGAAGCTTCCTGGATATCTTCTTCAAAACCCATAACAAAATTTCCCGACCCGGCCCCGGTATTGCGCAAAATAAAGAAGCAGATCGTCACCTATCAGCGGGATGACGGACTGCAACTGTCATTCACCCTGTACCTGCCGCCGGGGTATAAAAAGGGGATCCGCCTGCCCACCCTGTTGTGGGCCTATCCCAGCGACCTGGCCCAAAAAGAGGTGGCCGGGCAGCTGGAGGGAAGCTCCCAAAGGTACACCACCATCCGGGGGACCTCGGAGCTGTTCTTCCTGCTTAACGGCTATGCCGTGCTGGATGACGCCTCGATGCCGGTGGTCGGCCCGCCCGGCACCGCCTATGATGGTTTTGTCGAACAGATAGCGGCCAATGCCAAAGCGGCGGTGGACAAGGCCGTGGAGATGGGCGTGACAGATCCAAACAGAGTGGGGGTGGCCGGGCACAGCCACGGCGCCCTGATGACCGCAGATCTGCTGGCCTATACCGACATCTTTCGGGCCGGCATCGCCCGCAGCGGGGCCTATAACCACACCCTGCGGCCCTTCGGCTATCAGAACGAAAAGAGGACGCTGTGGCAGGCCAGGGATACCTACATCAAGAATTCCCCGGTGCTCCAGGCCGACAAGATCAACGAGCCGCTGCTGATCATCCACGGAGAAATGGACGCCAACCCCGGAACGGTGCCCCTGCAGTCGGAAAAGCTTTATGACGCCGTCCGGGGGGCGGGCGGCACCGCCCGGCTGGTGATGCTGCCCTATGAGAACCACGGTTACATCGCCCGGGAATCGGTGGAGCATGTGCTGTATGAAATGCTGGACTGGTTCGACCGTTATGTCAAGAATGCCCCGGCCAGATAG